A genomic segment from Salvia splendens isolate huo1 chromosome 13, SspV2, whole genome shotgun sequence encodes:
- the LOC121761829 gene encoding uncharacterized protein LOC121761829 isoform X3, which yields MAPTVKKEYTVVQMLEEIISNYLVARFCILYFLFAKLEKGKKRKRLQIVLPYSLTDRVPSQVSYMNRLVGVNDTDCLVNLRMDRNAFGRLCSLFRQLGNLRDRRFVYIEEQVAIFISILAHHTKNRRTGFHFLRSGETISTSVHTVLKAIIKMHTLFLVKPEPIKADCVDWRWKHFKGCLGALDGTYINMLVPNSDKPRFRNRKGQITTNTLAACDRHMRFTYVLPGWEGSAGDARVLRDAVNRPYGLKVPLGPARD from the exons ATGGCTCCAACTGTAAAGAAGGAGTATACAGTGGTGCAAATGTTGGAGGAGATTATAAGCAATTATTTAGTTGCCCGGTTTTGTATACTATATTTCCTTTTTGCTAAACTAGAGAAGGGTAAAAAGAGAAAGAGATTACAAATAGTCTTACCTTATAGCCTAACGGATAGGGTACCCTCGCAAGTTAGTTACATGAACAGGTTGGTCGGTGTTAACGACACAGATTGCTTAGTAAATCTAAGGATGGATAGAAATGCGTTTGGTAGGCTTTGTTCCCTGTTCCGGCAGTTAGGCAATCTTCGTGATAGGAGGTTTGTTTACATTGAAGAACAAGTGGCTATTTTCATCAGTATACTAGCCCATCATACAAAGAACCGTAGGACGGGATTCCACTTCTTGCGGTCAGGTGAAACTATTTCAACATCTGTTCACACTGTACTCAAAGCCATCATAAAAATGCACACATTGTTCCTGGTCAAACCTGAGCCAATAAAAGCTGATTGCGTCGATTGGAGGTGGAAACATTTCAAG GGTTGTCTCGGAGCGTTGGATGGTACTTACATAAATATGTTAGTTCCTAACTCAGATAAACCGCGCTTTCGGAACCGAAAAGGACAAATAACAACAAACACACTAGCAGCCTGCGATCGACATATGCGATTTACCTATGTCCTACCCGGCTGGGAAGGATCTGCTGGCGACGCTCGTGTCTTAAGGGATGCAGTCAATCGCCCATACGGTCTGAAGGTCCCTTTAG GTCCAGCACGCGATTAA
- the LOC121761829 gene encoding uncharacterized protein LOC121761829 isoform X1, with translation MAPTVKKEYTVVQMLEEIISNYLVARFCILYFLFAKLEKGKKRKRLQIVLPYSLTDRVPSQVSYMNRLVGVNDTDCLVNLRMDRNAFGRLCSLFRQLGNLRDRRFVYIEEQVAIFISILAHHTKNRRTGFHFLRSGETISTSVHTVLKAIIKMHTLFLVKPEPIKADCVDWRWKHFKGCLGALDGTYINMLVPNSDKPRFRNRKGQITTNTLAACDRHMRFTYVLPGWEGSAGDARVLRDAVNRPYGLKVPLAFSRRLLTCAGEFAISTEIGPQALKLEGCRSRRRKLENLRREQRYILLGFTEDKNGNTITYKGYKWKAAFKLMVY, from the exons ATGGCTCCAACTGTAAAGAAGGAGTATACAGTGGTGCAAATGTTGGAGGAGATTATAAGCAATTATTTAGTTGCCCGGTTTTGTATACTATATTTCCTTTTTGCTAAACTAGAGAAGGGTAAAAAGAGAAAGAGATTACAAATAGTCTTACCTTATAGCCTAACGGATAGGGTACCCTCGCAAGTTAGTTACATGAACAGGTTGGTCGGTGTTAACGACACAGATTGCTTAGTAAATCTAAGGATGGATAGAAATGCGTTTGGTAGGCTTTGTTCCCTGTTCCGGCAGTTAGGCAATCTTCGTGATAGGAGGTTTGTTTACATTGAAGAACAAGTGGCTATTTTCATCAGTATACTAGCCCATCATACAAAGAACCGTAGGACGGGATTCCACTTCTTGCGGTCAGGTGAAACTATTTCAACATCTGTTCACACTGTACTCAAAGCCATCATAAAAATGCACACATTGTTCCTGGTCAAACCTGAGCCAATAAAAGCTGATTGCGTCGATTGGAGGTGGAAACATTTCAAG GGTTGTCTCGGAGCGTTGGATGGTACTTACATAAATATGTTAGTTCCTAACTCAGATAAACCGCGCTTTCGGAACCGAAAAGGACAAATAACAACAAACACACTAGCAGCCTGCGATCGACATATGCGATTTACCTATGTCCTACCCGGCTGGGAAGGATCTGCTGGCGACGCTCGTGTCTTAAGGGATGCAGTCAATCGCCCATACGGTCTGAAGGTCCCTTTAG CATTTAGTCGGAGGCTACTTACCTGCGCCGGAGAGTTTGCCATCTCGACAGAAATCGGACCACAAGCACTGAAATTGGAAGGGTGTAGAAGCAGGAGGCGCAAGCTTGAAAATTTGAGGAGGGAACAGCGGTATATATTGCTAGGGTTTACAGAggataaaaatggaaatacAATAACTTATAAGGGGTATAAATGGAAAGCTGCATTTAAACTCATGGTGTATTAA
- the LOC121761829 gene encoding uncharacterized protein LOC121761829 isoform X2 has protein sequence MAPTVKKEYTVVQMLEEIISNYLVARFCILYFLFAKLEKGKKRKRLQIVLPYSLTDRVPSQVSYMNRLVGVNDTDCLVNLRMDRNAFGRLCSLFRQLGNLRDRRFVYIEEQVAIFISILAHHTKNRRTGFHFLRSGETISTSVHTVLKAIIKMHTLFLVKPEPIKADCVDWRWKHFKGCLGALDGTYINMLVPNSDKPRFRNRKGQITTNTLAACDRHMRFTYVLPGWEGSAGDARVLRDAVNRPYGLKVPLGNYYLYDNGYVNRVSIRIVNSI, from the exons ATGGCTCCAACTGTAAAGAAGGAGTATACAGTGGTGCAAATGTTGGAGGAGATTATAAGCAATTATTTAGTTGCCCGGTTTTGTATACTATATTTCCTTTTTGCTAAACTAGAGAAGGGTAAAAAGAGAAAGAGATTACAAATAGTCTTACCTTATAGCCTAACGGATAGGGTACCCTCGCAAGTTAGTTACATGAACAGGTTGGTCGGTGTTAACGACACAGATTGCTTAGTAAATCTAAGGATGGATAGAAATGCGTTTGGTAGGCTTTGTTCCCTGTTCCGGCAGTTAGGCAATCTTCGTGATAGGAGGTTTGTTTACATTGAAGAACAAGTGGCTATTTTCATCAGTATACTAGCCCATCATACAAAGAACCGTAGGACGGGATTCCACTTCTTGCGGTCAGGTGAAACTATTTCAACATCTGTTCACACTGTACTCAAAGCCATCATAAAAATGCACACATTGTTCCTGGTCAAACCTGAGCCAATAAAAGCTGATTGCGTCGATTGGAGGTGGAAACATTTCAAG GGTTGTCTCGGAGCGTTGGATGGTACTTACATAAATATGTTAGTTCCTAACTCAGATAAACCGCGCTTTCGGAACCGAAAAGGACAAATAACAACAAACACACTAGCAGCCTGCGATCGACATATGCGATTTACCTATGTCCTACCCGGCTGGGAAGGATCTGCTGGCGACGCTCGTGTCTTAAGGGATGCAGTCAATCGCCCATACGGTCTGAAGGTCCCTTTAG GAAATTATTACCTTTATGATAATGGTTATGTAAACCGCGTTTCAATCCGAATTGTTAATAGCATTTAG